The Methylomonas rhizoryzae genome includes the window GGTTCATCTGGCACAGGTGGGCGAAGAGTGGTACCGCTTGGGTGGCGTGGTAGGCTCTGACGGCAGCCGGATTGCCAACGATTTGACCGAGTGGGTGGAACGAACCTACATCGAATGCGGGCAAAACCTACAGACCTTGATCGACTACACGCTGGAGCAACGCTTGATTGCCACCAAGCAGACCGGCCATACCCTGTATTTCGTCGTGCAAACCGGCGAGCAGGCCGAAGATTTCACCTTGATCGAAGTCGATAAAACTCACGAGGTATCGGATCGGATGTTGGCGAACGAAACCCGCCCGCCGGAAGATTTGGAAGAGTTTATCGACCCGTTACACCCTTTTTGCATAGACAGCTTTTGCTTCGGGCAATCCCGGTACGCTTACCGGCGCAAAACCGACGTGCGTTTATTCATGGAAGTCGTCAACGAACGCCACAGCGGCGAGCATCCGGTACAGCGCTTCATGGACGATTGGAACCGCAGTAGTGCCGGGCAAAAGCATAGGATGTCCGACGATTGGATCATTCGTCCTTATAGCCATACCGGCCGTTTCGGCGAGCAAATCGTCAACGTCGAATTAATCAACGTGCACCAAGGCCATTTGCCGCATTTGGAAGACTTTGCCGGCAAAAAAGGCAGTGCCTTGAGTAATTTACTGAATCGTTTCGACCGGCAAGCCGGTTATCCTTTTGCCTGGTACTTTTACATGCTGAAAGGCAAATTGGTATCCACCCATAGCGCGGAAGCCGTGTTCGCCGACATTTCCGGGGATTTTGCTTATTTGCCGCAACGCGACGAAGCGGTGCTGCGCGATTGGATTGCCAGCCCCTACAACGTGTAAATCCATTTACTCAAGCCGGGCGTGATTAAGATCAACCGGCATTTTCCGCAATAACTTGTCGAATCAATTGTTCCGCAGCCTCCAGTTCCCGCTCGAAAACATCGGTGCGGTAGGCTTCGTGATTCAAATCTATCGCGTTTGCAACCGGTGTTATCGAGTCGGAGCCGACGTAAACCCGGGTTACAGTCGACAGCCCCGGTTGCAAGGGTTGGGCGCGCAAGTCGTCGGCATTCAAGGCAATTCGCACTTGCAGGCGCTCCGCCACATGGATGAAATTGCCGGTGGCGTTATCGGCCGGCAATAGCGCGAACGTACTGCCGGTGGCCGGATTGATGCCTTGTACCCGGCCACGGTATACCCTCTGGGCTTGCTGGGCGTCGATGCGAATCTCGGCCGGTTGACCGACGCGTATCGGTGCGGCCTGGGTTTCCAGAAAATTGGCCTCCACCCATACCTGATCCAACGGGACAATGACCAGCAACGGCGTGCCCGGATTTAAACGGTCGCCGACGTGCACTTTGCGCTTGGCAACGTAACCGGATACCGGAGCAATCACGTTTTGCCGGCTATAGTCCAGGAAAGCGCGTCGCAGCCGGCTTTTGGCGCGTTCGACCGCCGGGTGTTCGCCGGGCTCGGACCGGCCTAATTGGGCGAGCAAGCCTTGCCGTTCCGCCTCGGTTTCACGCAGGCCGGCGATCAATTCCTCAATGTTATCTTCAGCATTTTGCACGTCCTGCTCGGCGGCGGCACCGTCCGCGACCGCGATCGACAAGCGCGCCAAGTCGTGTCGTACCCGTTGCAGAGCCGCTTGTTTGGCGTCGGCACGATGCGTTAAGGCTGCGAGTTGAGCTTTTAGGGCCATGACGTTGCGTACCGCTTCCGCCAGTTCGGCTTGGGCCTGTTGCAAAGCGATCAGCGCCTGGGCGCCGTCCAATCTGACCAAAATATCGCCTTTGTGAACCTTTGAGGTGTTTTCCGCCAGGACTTCGACGACCGTACCTTCGCTTTGATTTTTTACCGTAATCAAATGTCCGGCAACGAAAGCGTCGTCGGTGCCGACCCAATCGCGCTGATCCAACCACCAAAATAATAATGCAGTGATTGCGACGACAGTCAGTGTGGCTGCCAGGGAAACTAGACGGCGCTGGCGTTGACGCAGGATTTCGCGCGGACGGATTTTTTTATGCATGGCTTAGGCCTGGTGTTGAGATCGTTACGGCAAATGCGGTGTGCCGTTGCTTTCGGCCAGGTTCGGCGCATCGCTTACCTTGACGGAATCGGCGTCGTAGCCGCCGCCCAAGGCTTTGATCAAGCCGACCGACACCTTTCTTTGTGCGACTTCGAGACCAAGCAGCACCAAGTGCTCTTGATTTTCGGCAATGCGGGCTTGTAAAACCTGAAGCCGGTCGGCCAGTCCGGACTGGAGCAAACGTGCGGCCAGCCGGCTTCCGGCTGCGGCGGCTTCCAACTTGGCACGTTGTTCGTTGCGGCGGGCGGCGAATTCTCGCCAGCGACTCAAGCCGTCGGCGACTTCTTGCACCGCGTGCAATAGCGCCGCGTTGTAGCGTTCGACTGCGGCGTCGTAGGCGGCTCGACGGTCAGTTAGTTTGGCTCGCAGCAGGCCGCCTTCGAAAATCGGCAATTCTATGGCCGGCCCGACCGCGTAGGCCAAGCTGGCGCCTTGCAATACAAGGTCCGTCAGGCTGACGCTATGTAAACCGCTGAACGCGTAAAGGTTGACGTCCGGGTAAAAAGCGGTTTCGGCGACCATGACGTCCTCGGCGGCGGCCTCCGCTTGCAGTCTGGCGGCGCTCAGGTCGGGGCGCTTCGACAACAAGCGTAAAGGCAAATCGGTCGGTAGATGTAAAAGTGCAGCTGCCGTGTTAGGCCTAATGGTCAGCGCCTGCCCCCAATCGGCGCCTCGCCCGGCCAGCACGGCCAAACGGTTGCGTTGCGTTTCGGTCGTGCCGTGCAAGCGGGCCAGTTCTTGCGCGGCCTCACTCAGCGCGATTTCGGCTTGCAGCGTCGGGGCGTCGCCGCTAAGTCCGGCCCTGCGCTTTGCCTGCTGCAAAGCCAGCAAGCCTTGCCGGTCCGCCGCAATCCGTTCCGCCAGCTGTGTTTGCGCTAGGCTGGTTTGTAAGTCGAAATAGCAAGCGGTCAGTTCGGCGGTAAGCAGCAGGCGCGCGTCTGCCAGTTCCGCCGCGCCGGCCAACGACCGGTCGACCGCGCTTTGCAGCGCGGCGCGGTCGTGGCCCCAAAAATCCAGGTGGTAGCGCAACACCAAGGGATTGATCAGCAGTTGTCGAAAATGCTCGCCGGCCAGCTTGGCCTGAACGCTGTTGGCGGAGAAGCGTTGCGCGCTGAAACCGAGACTGGACTCCAGCGTCGGATATAACTCGGCGCCGCGTGCGTCCACCAGGGCTTGCGCTTGTGTCAGCCGAGCAGCGGCGATATGGATGTTCGGGTTATCGCTTAAGGCGGTGGCGATCAGCCGGTCCAGTACCGGATCGTTGAACTGCCGCCAC containing:
- a CDS encoding efflux RND transporter periplasmic adaptor subunit → MHKKIRPREILRQRQRRLVSLAATLTVVAITALLFWWLDQRDWVGTDDAFVAGHLITVKNQSEGTVVEVLAENTSKVHKGDILVRLDGAQALIALQQAQAELAEAVRNVMALKAQLAALTHRADAKQAALQRVRHDLARLSIAVADGAAAEQDVQNAEDNIEELIAGLRETEAERQGLLAQLGRSEPGEHPAVERAKSRLRRAFLDYSRQNVIAPVSGYVAKRKVHVGDRLNPGTPLLVIVPLDQVWVEANFLETQAAPIRVGQPAEIRIDAQQAQRVYRGRVQGINPATGSTFALLPADNATGNFIHVAERLQVRIALNADDLRAQPLQPGLSTVTRVYVGSDSITPVANAIDLNHEAYRTDVFERELEAAEQLIRQVIAENAG
- a CDS encoding efflux transporter outer membrane subunit, whose amino-acid sequence is MPPLTRLPSRVWAAIWLSCLCCACARLGSNGDTPARMKGMPAIRQTLDLAGTEATAKRAWPEQNWWRQFNDPVLDRLIATALSDNPNIHIAAARLTQAQALVDARGAELYPTLESSLGFSAQRFSANSVQAKLAGEHFRQLLINPLVLRYHLDFWGHDRAALQSAVDRSLAGAAELADARLLLTAELTACYFDLQTSLAQTQLAERIAADRQGLLALQQAKRRAGLSGDAPTLQAEIALSEAAQELARLHGTTETQRNRLAVLAGRGADWGQALTIRPNTAAALLHLPTDLPLRLLSKRPDLSAARLQAEAAAEDVMVAETAFYPDVNLYAFSGLHSVSLTDLVLQGASLAYAVGPAIELPIFEGGLLRAKLTDRRAAYDAAVERYNAALLHAVQEVADGLSRWREFAARRNEQRAKLEAAAAGSRLAARLLQSGLADRLQVLQARIAENQEHLVLLGLEVAQRKVSVGLIKALGGGYDADSVKVSDAPNLAESNGTPHLP